One segment of Macrotis lagotis isolate mMagLag1 chromosome 1, bilby.v1.9.chrom.fasta, whole genome shotgun sequence DNA contains the following:
- the LOC141507662 gene encoding small ribosomal subunit protein eS4, Y, which yields MARGPKKHLKRVAAPKHWMLDKLTGVFAPRPSTGPHKLRECLPLIIFLRNRLKYALTGDEVKKICMQRFIKIDGKVRTDITYPAGFMDVISIDKTGEHFRLVYDTKGRFAVHRITAEEAKYKLCKVRKIFVATKGIPHLVTHDARTIRYPDPLIKVNDTVQINLETGKITDFIKFDTGNLCMVTGGANLGRIGVITNREKHPGSFDVVHVKDANGNSFATRLSNIFVIGKGNKPWISLPRGKGIRLTIAEERDKRLAAKQSSG from the coding sequence ATGGCTCGTGGTCCCAAAAAACACCTGAAACGTGTGGCAGCCCCAAAGCATTGGATGCTTGATAAGTTGACAGGAGTTTTTGCGCCTAGACCCTCCACAGGTCCCCACAAGCTGCGGGAATGCCTTCCCCTCATTATCTTCCTTAGAAATAGACTCAAGTATGCGCTGACAGGAGATGAGGTGAAGAAAATCTGCATGCAGAGGTTCATTAAGATTGATGGCAAAGTCCGTACGGACATCACCTACCCTGCTGGCTTTATGGATGTCATCAGCATTGATAAGACAGGAGAGCATTTCCGTCTGGTGTATGATACCAAGGGACGTTTTGCTGTTCATCGTATCACAGCTGAAgaggcaaaatataaattgtgcAAAGTAAGAAAGATCTTTGTGGCTACAAAAGGTATCCCTCATCTGGTGACCCATGATGCCCGTACCATCCGTTATCCAGATCCTCTAATCAAAGTGAATGACACCGTCCAGATTAACTTGGAGACTGGCAAGATCACTGATTTCATCAAGTTTGATACTGGAAACCTGTGCATGGTGACCGGTGGTGCTAACTTGGGTCGAATTGGTGTGATCACCAATAGGGAGAAACACCCAGGCTCTTTTGATGTTGTCCATGTGAAGGATGCCAATGGCAATAGCTTTGCCACTaggctttcaaatatttttgttattggcAAAGGTAACAAGCCTTGGATTTCCCTACCCCGTGGAAAAGGTATCCGTCTCACCATTGCtgaagaaagagataagagattGGCAGCCAAACAGAGCAGTGGATAG